In Acidobacteriota bacterium, the following proteins share a genomic window:
- the der gene encoding ribosome biogenesis GTPase Der, with product MTPPGSRRPVPVVVILGRPNVGKSTLFNALTGSRRAITGDEPGITRDRLYRQAEWDGKPFVLVDTGGLLPGEDEPIPREILRQARAALAEADAVLFVADAQSGPTALDEEIFAMIRKSGKKVLLLANKVDVRKLEAQAMAFYAMGADTVFPVSAEHRQGLDEMLDALTAGFPVAEPEDAPAEGVVRLAVVGRPNVGKSSLVNALLGEERMIVSDIPGTTRDAVDTELSIDGRRYCLIDTAGIRRKGKTKLQAEKISVIQARKHMEKADVALLLLDPVEGVTHLDAVIAGYAVESGNAVVLGVNKCDLLPRGESAVRELTRQVRNQMKFLDYAPLLFFSARTGRNLPRIFPVILKAWEKRYHRVGTPDLNRFFHAMMEKRRIEALSTADIGVKYLTQVGTAPPTFLLFVRRGKRLHFSEKRFVENQLREFFDFYANPVVLRERS from the coding sequence ATGACGCCTCCCGGCTCCCGGCGCCCCGTGCCGGTCGTGGTCATCCTGGGCCGGCCGAACGTGGGCAAGTCAACACTCTTCAACGCGTTGACGGGTTCCCGCCGCGCCATCACGGGGGACGAGCCCGGGATCACCCGGGACCGGCTCTACCGGCAGGCCGAGTGGGACGGGAAGCCCTTCGTCCTGGTGGACACCGGCGGGCTCCTGCCCGGCGAAGACGAGCCCATCCCCCGGGAGATCCTGCGGCAGGCGCGCGCCGCCCTGGCGGAAGCCGACGCCGTCCTCTTCGTCGCCGACGCCCAGTCGGGCCCGACGGCGCTGGACGAAGAGATCTTCGCCATGATCCGGAAGTCCGGGAAGAAGGTGCTCCTGCTGGCGAACAAGGTGGACGTCCGGAAACTGGAGGCGCAGGCCATGGCCTTCTACGCCATGGGGGCCGACACCGTCTTCCCCGTGTCCGCCGAGCACCGGCAGGGGCTCGACGAGATGCTGGACGCCCTGACGGCGGGCTTTCCCGTTGCCGAGCCCGAGGACGCCCCGGCGGAGGGGGTGGTCCGCCTGGCGGTGGTCGGCCGGCCCAACGTCGGGAAGTCCTCGCTGGTGAACGCGCTTCTGGGTGAGGAGCGGATGATCGTCAGCGACATCCCCGGCACCACCCGGGACGCGGTGGACACGGAACTGTCCATCGACGGCCGCCGGTACTGCCTCATCGACACCGCGGGGATCCGCCGGAAGGGCAAGACGAAGCTCCAGGCGGAGAAGATCTCCGTGATCCAGGCCCGCAAACACATGGAAAAGGCGGACGTGGCCCTGCTGCTCCTGGACCCCGTGGAGGGCGTGACCCACCTGGACGCGGTCATCGCCGGGTACGCGGTGGAATCGGGGAACGCCGTCGTGCTGGGCGTCAACAAGTGCGACCTGCTCCCGAGAGGGGAGAGCGCCGTGCGCGAGCTGACCCGGCAGGTCCGCAACCAGATGAAGTTCCTCGACTACGCCCCGCTGCTCTTCTTCTCCGCCCGGACGGGCCGGAACCTGCCCAGGATCTTCCCGGTGATCCTCAAGGCCTGGGAGAAGCGCTACCACCGGGTCGGCACGCCGGACCTGAACCGGTTCTTCCACGCCATGATGGAGAAGCGGCGCATCGAGGCCCTCTCCACGGCGGATATCGGGGTGAAGTACCTTACCCAGGTCGGAACGGCCCCCCCGACGTTTCTCCTCTTCGTCCGCCGGGGCAAGCGGCTGCACTTCTCGGAGAAGCGCTTCGTGGAAAACCAGCTCCGGGAGTTCTTCGACTTCTACGCGAACCCTGTCGTGCTGCGGGAACGGTCGTGA
- the mraY gene encoding phospho-N-acetylmuramoyl-pentapeptide-transferase, translating into MYEIVLYLLGKAGINPGFLRIFDYITFRVMLAAATALIFELIFGHRIIVMLYRRRFRDTGGEFSSIEATSKRGTPTGGGVLFIWGTLLAVLIWGRLTNRHLWIVLTAFAWFGMVGYLDDLQKTRFKSSLSGLSQVGKTFLQLAFIVPYALFFVYCAFPVNPIPAEFRTDLFLPFVKHQALPYALDSWVFVCFIVFAFFSIVNAVNITDGLDGLLTGPSIMCLSLYGVFAYIIGNAVLSKYLWFPFFPGAGEMAVFCGGLVGALFGFLWYNTYPAEIFMGDTGSLAIGGALGALAFQTRQELLFPIAGGVFVAMIASSLIQEKIGMRMGRRIFLRAPIHHGLILKGVAEPKVVIRFWIVSILLTLLAGISIKLR; encoded by the coding sequence ATGTACGAGATCGTCCTCTACCTGCTGGGAAAAGCGGGAATCAACCCCGGGTTCCTTCGGATCTTCGACTACATCACCTTCCGGGTCATGCTCGCCGCCGCCACGGCCCTGATCTTCGAGCTGATCTTCGGCCACCGCATCATCGTCATGCTCTACCGGCGCCGGTTCCGGGACACCGGGGGCGAGTTTTCCTCCATCGAGGCGACCTCCAAGCGGGGCACCCCCACCGGGGGCGGCGTTCTCTTCATCTGGGGGACCCTCCTGGCGGTGTTGATCTGGGGTCGGCTGACCAACCGGCATCTGTGGATCGTCCTCACCGCCTTCGCCTGGTTCGGGATGGTGGGTTACCTGGACGACCTGCAGAAGACCCGTTTCAAGTCGTCGCTCAGCGGGTTGAGCCAGGTGGGGAAGACCTTCCTGCAACTGGCCTTCATCGTGCCCTACGCCCTCTTCTTCGTCTACTGCGCGTTCCCGGTCAATCCCATCCCCGCCGAGTTCCGCACGGACCTCTTCCTCCCCTTCGTCAAGCACCAGGCGCTGCCCTACGCCCTGGACTCCTGGGTCTTCGTCTGCTTCATCGTGTTCGCCTTCTTCTCCATCGTCAACGCCGTGAACATCACCGACGGCCTGGACGGGCTCCTGACCGGGCCGTCCATCATGTGCCTGTCCCTTTACGGGGTCTTCGCCTACATCATCGGCAACGCGGTGCTCTCGAAGTACCTCTGGTTCCCCTTCTTCCCGGGCGCCGGCGAGATGGCGGTCTTCTGCGGGGGGCTGGTGGGGGCGCTCTTCGGCTTCCTCTGGTACAACACCTACCCGGCCGAGATCTTCATGGGGGACACCGGCTCCCTCGCCATCGGGGGCGCCCTGGGGGCGCTGGCCTTCCAGACCCGGCAGGAACTCCTCTTCCCCATCGCCGGCGGGGTGTTCGTCGCCATGATCGCCAGTTCGCTGATCCAGGAGAAGATCGGGATGCGAATGGGCCGCCGGATCTTCCTCCGCGCCCCCATTCACCACGGCCTGATCCTCAAGGGGGTCGCCGAGCCCAAGGTGGTGATCCGGTTCTGGATCGTCTCGATCCTCCTCACCCTCCTGGCGGGCATCTCCATCAAGCTGCGCTGA
- a CDS encoding zinc ribbon domain-containing protein gives MPIYEFYCPDCNVIFNFYSRRVDTERQPDCPRCSRLALDRKPSRFACSRGLKEEDDAPIPGMDESRMEQAMMELAGEAENLNEDDPRQMARLMKRMYETTGMQMTPGIEEAVRRLEKGEDPEALEEELGDVLETDDPQSGDGLFAGIRRRLRAGVRPPAVDETLYEL, from the coding sequence ATGCCGATCTACGAGTTCTACTGCCCCGATTGCAACGTGATCTTCAATTTCTACTCCCGGAGGGTGGACACCGAGCGGCAGCCGGACTGCCCCCGGTGCTCCCGGCTGGCGCTCGACCGGAAACCCTCCCGCTTCGCCTGCTCCCGGGGGTTGAAGGAGGAGGACGACGCCCCCATCCCCGGGATGGACGAGTCCCGGATGGAACAGGCCATGATGGAGTTGGCCGGGGAGGCCGAGAACCTCAACGAGGACGACCCCCGGCAGATGGCCCGGCTCATGAAGCGGATGTACGAAACGACCGGCATGCAGATGACGCCGGGCATCGAGGAGGCTGTCCGGCGCCTGGAGAAGGGGGAGGACCCCGAAGCGCTCGAAGAGGAGCTGGGGGACGTCCTGGAAACCGACGACCCCCAGTCCGGGGACGGCCTTTTTGCCGGCATCCGGCGGCGGCTGCGTGCCGGCGTCCGCCCCCCCGCTGTCGACGAAACGCTCTACGAGCTCTGA
- a CDS encoding UDP-N-acetylglucosamine--N-acetylmuramyl-(pentapeptide) pyrophosphoryl-undecaprenol N-acetylglucosamine transferase encodes MKGNGKSLRVLLTGGGTGGHVYPTLAVYEILKKEFPVSQVLYVGSRGRAEEKIVPRFGIPLSFTPCAPLFGLRPWSLAASLFINLVGTLKVLLTLLRFRPHVILAAGGYVSAPAVFASFLLRPFLRPLLVIDEQNVVPGLMNKLASLFARAVLVSFRETAFFVWNDNCVFTGYPVRSEFLAGVSREEARKALGIAEDRKVVAVFGGSMGARSINRLMAEILTGLGVAGSALTVFHSTGMSRGAYDAWEDTLLRFRKAAGGGARVEDAGEGKTFRLADGRLDYHLLPYIHDMALHLQASDLVVCRGGAGALSEVMALGKPAVVIPKRDLPGDHQELNAINLASVGGCEVVFERKAADGVDYVDAPEFLSVFTRLLDDPARMQAMAARARDKFPAGCRAKIVETFRNLLAGREVDAIQELVEPEYVRLQKQVDHLVAFLRNQPPESFYYRFYAIRMEEMLRSDQWSRLNTGVKLCGGLRRFDKIPLLVSLFETGNGFMRRNILVALANMKLWDPALADLIVRALQDGYYEVRVAALALAAACVDHTSANPLIVDQMRRLMRKRFERFEVRYWCIRTLPLFIPLDEYFRMTARFRFARNVRLREAILEGFQGALRMERIRADQIEDVRYFLNDFLITTSGFDPKFSIRHNYVELHNRLKSP; translated from the coding sequence GTGAAAGGGAACGGCAAATCGCTCAGGGTCCTGTTGACGGGGGGCGGTACGGGTGGCCATGTCTACCCGACCCTGGCCGTGTACGAGATCCTGAAAAAGGAATTTCCCGTCTCCCAGGTGCTCTACGTCGGGTCGAGGGGCCGGGCGGAGGAAAAGATCGTCCCACGCTTCGGCATCCCCTTGTCCTTCACCCCCTGTGCTCCCCTTTTCGGGCTCCGGCCGTGGAGCCTCGCCGCCTCCCTGTTCATCAACCTCGTCGGCACCCTGAAGGTCCTGCTGACCCTCCTCCGGTTCCGCCCCCACGTGATCCTGGCGGCCGGCGGTTACGTGAGCGCCCCGGCGGTGTTCGCCTCCTTCCTCCTGCGGCCTTTCCTGCGGCCCCTGCTGGTCATCGACGAGCAGAACGTGGTTCCGGGGCTCATGAACAAGCTGGCCTCGCTCTTCGCCCGGGCGGTCCTGGTCAGCTTCCGGGAGACCGCCTTCTTCGTGTGGAACGACAACTGCGTCTTCACGGGGTACCCGGTCCGGTCGGAGTTCCTGGCGGGCGTTTCCCGCGAGGAGGCCCGGAAGGCCCTGGGGATCGCCGAAGACCGGAAAGTGGTCGCGGTTTTCGGGGGCTCCATGGGGGCGCGGTCCATCAACCGCTTGATGGCGGAGATCCTGACGGGCCTGGGGGTGGCCGGGAGCGCCCTGACGGTGTTTCACTCCACGGGGATGTCGCGGGGCGCCTACGACGCGTGGGAAGACACCCTGCTCCGATTCCGGAAAGCGGCGGGGGGCGGGGCGAGGGTCGAGGATGCCGGCGAGGGGAAGACGTTCCGGCTGGCGGACGGCCGGCTGGACTATCACCTGCTCCCTTACATCCACGACATGGCCCTTCACCTCCAGGCGTCGGACCTGGTGGTCTGCCGGGGCGGCGCCGGGGCGCTGTCGGAGGTCATGGCCCTCGGAAAACCGGCCGTGGTGATCCCGAAACGCGATCTTCCCGGGGACCACCAGGAGCTGAACGCCATCAACCTCGCTTCCGTGGGCGGTTGCGAGGTCGTGTTCGAGCGCAAGGCCGCCGACGGGGTCGATTACGTCGATGCCCCGGAATTCCTGTCGGTGTTCACCCGGCTTCTGGACGACCCCGCCCGGATGCAGGCGATGGCGGCCCGGGCCCGGGACAAGTTCCCCGCGGGGTGCCGGGCGAAGATCGTGGAAACCTTCCGCAACCTCCTGGCCGGACGCGAGGTGGACGCCATCCAGGAACTGGTGGAGCCCGAGTACGTCCGTTTGCAGAAGCAGGTGGACCACCTGGTGGCCTTCCTCCGGAACCAGCCCCCGGAGAGCTTCTATTACCGCTTCTACGCCATCCGGATGGAGGAGATGCTCCGCTCCGACCAGTGGTCGCGCCTGAACACCGGGGTGAAGCTGTGCGGCGGGCTCCGGCGCTTCGACAAGATCCCCCTCCTCGTCTCCCTCTTCGAGACGGGGAACGGGTTCATGCGGCGGAACATCCTGGTGGCGCTCGCCAACATGAAACTCTGGGACCCGGCCCTGGCGGACCTGATCGTTCGCGCGCTGCAGGACGGGTACTACGAGGTCCGGGTGGCCGCCCTGGCCCTGGCCGCCGCCTGCGTCGACCACACGTCGGCGAACCCCCTGATCGTCGACCAGATGCGCCGGTTGATGCGCAAACGGTTCGAGCGTTTCGAGGTCCGGTACTGGTGCATCCGGACGCTGCCGCTCTTCATCCCCCTGGACGAGTACTTCCGGATGACGGCCCGCTTCCGGTTCGCCCGGAACGTCCGGCTGCGCGAGGCGATCCTGGAAGGCTTCCAGGGCGCCCTCCGGATGGAGCGGATCCGCGCCGACCAGATCGAGGACGTCCGCTATTTCCTGAACGACTTCCTGATCACCACGTCCGGTTTCGACCCGAAATTCAGCATCCGGCACAACTACGTCGAGCTGCACAACCGTTTGAAGAGTCCGTAG
- a CDS encoding thioredoxin family protein produces MQLKKQGPLVFLSVVLMLVFLAGCSDTAGPAAGAGSSPAGAKAGEAVKEKTISQGERIRIEDHLVSGKTVIFDFYSDGCPPCRRLSPILSKLAEKRPDIALVKVDINRPGTGGIDWQSPVAQQFELSSIPHLKVYSPEGKLEAEGKAAMEIVGRMIDEEGIQ; encoded by the coding sequence ATGCAGCTGAAGAAACAGGGTCCCCTCGTTTTCCTGTCGGTCGTCCTGATGCTGGTTTTCCTCGCGGGCTGTTCCGACACCGCCGGTCCTGCCGCCGGCGCCGGGTCGTCCCCGGCGGGGGCGAAAGCCGGTGAGGCCGTCAAGGAGAAGACCATCTCCCAGGGCGAGAGAATCCGCATCGAAGACCACCTGGTTTCAGGCAAGACCGTCATCTTCGACTTCTACAGCGACGGATGCCCGCCCTGCCGGCGCCTGAGCCCCATCCTCAGCAAGCTCGCGGAGAAACGGCCGGACATCGCCCTGGTCAAGGTGGACATCAACCGCCCCGGGACCGGCGGCATCGACTGGCAGTCCCCCGTCGCGCAGCAGTTCGAGTTGAGCAGCATCCCCCACCTCAAGGTCTATTCGCCCGAAGGCAAGCTGGAAGCGGAAGGCAAGGCAGCCATGGAGATCGTCGGCCGGATGATCGACGAGGAGGGCATCCAGTAA
- the argS gene encoding arginine--tRNA ligase codes for MIFRMKQEVERTVRQALESAFPIEPGTVAVSFQYPARPEHGDLSTTFPFDLAKVLRQAPARIAERFREVYAPPAGVARVTTAGGGYVNFHLDRGFLFTEALEALRASVFQRAFDPVPGKTIVEHTNINPNKAAHVGHLRNAILGDSLVRLMRFAGETVEVQNYLDNTGVQVADVVVGFLHLEKMTLEGVRRIPGKFDDVCWDLYARVAEFYERSEENRKLRYDVLHAIEAGVGEAAEMAAHVSDRVARCHLATMRRLGIVYDVLPRESDILRLHFWDKAFGLLRDKGVVTLEAEGPNAGCWVMKYLKDGAEDVKIMVRSNGTVTYTGKDVAYQLWKLGKLEKDFFYLPYETRSDGGITWVSHPEPPPPGTPPPPAFGSGDRVYNVIDVRQSYTQNIVYTCVALLEGEEAFSRCVHFSYEMVALSPRCAEALGFALSDEEKTRSHVEVSGRRGLGVKADDLVDRLENRAHEEVVKRHPEAGEEVTRPIARDIAAGALRYFMARFTRNSLLVFDLDDALNFDGETGPYLQYSAVRAANIQRKYAEAYGETAEAALERLRVMGGGLAAGMPDDVWDLFSCLLKMRDAVRAALNGQEIATFARYLYTLSQKFSFFYNRRRIIGETDEPLRLSLLALVSQYLVTMRQGLDLLGIRVPDRM; via the coding sequence ATGATTTTCCGGATGAAGCAAGAGGTGGAACGGACGGTCCGCCAGGCACTGGAGAGTGCCTTCCCGATCGAGCCCGGCACCGTCGCCGTTTCCTTTCAATACCCGGCTCGCCCCGAGCACGGCGACCTTTCCACCACGTTCCCCTTCGACCTGGCCAAGGTGCTCCGCCAGGCGCCGGCCCGCATCGCGGAGCGATTCCGGGAGGTTTACGCTCCGCCTGCCGGCGTGGCCCGAGTCACGACGGCCGGCGGCGGCTACGTCAACTTCCACCTGGACCGCGGTTTCCTGTTCACGGAGGCCCTCGAGGCCCTCCGGGCCAGCGTCTTCCAGCGAGCCTTCGACCCGGTGCCCGGGAAGACCATCGTGGAGCACACCAACATCAACCCGAACAAGGCGGCCCACGTCGGGCACCTCCGGAACGCGATCCTGGGCGACTCCCTCGTCCGGCTCATGCGCTTCGCCGGCGAGACGGTGGAGGTGCAGAACTACCTCGACAACACGGGGGTCCAGGTGGCCGACGTCGTGGTCGGCTTTTTACACCTGGAGAAGATGACCCTGGAGGGCGTCCGGCGCATCCCGGGGAAGTTTGACGACGTCTGCTGGGACCTCTACGCCCGGGTGGCGGAGTTCTACGAGCGCTCCGAGGAAAACCGGAAACTGCGCTACGACGTCCTGCACGCCATCGAAGCCGGGGTCGGGGAGGCCGCGGAAATGGCGGCCCACGTCTCCGATCGGGTCGCCCGGTGCCACCTGGCGACGATGCGGCGCCTCGGGATCGTGTACGACGTGCTTCCCCGGGAGAGCGACATCCTCCGGCTGCACTTCTGGGACAAGGCTTTCGGGCTGCTCCGCGACAAGGGTGTCGTGACCCTGGAGGCCGAGGGGCCCAACGCCGGCTGCTGGGTGATGAAGTACCTCAAGGACGGGGCCGAGGACGTCAAGATCATGGTGCGCTCCAACGGGACGGTGACCTACACCGGCAAGGACGTGGCGTACCAGCTCTGGAAGCTCGGAAAGCTCGAAAAGGACTTTTTCTATTTGCCGTACGAGACCCGGTCCGACGGCGGGATCACGTGGGTGTCCCACCCGGAGCCCCCCCCGCCGGGCACGCCGCCCCCCCCCGCTTTCGGTTCGGGGGATAGGGTTTACAACGTCATCGACGTCCGCCAGTCCTACACGCAGAACATCGTTTACACTTGCGTGGCCCTGCTGGAAGGGGAGGAGGCCTTTAGCCGGTGCGTCCACTTCTCCTACGAGATGGTGGCCCTCTCCCCCCGCTGTGCCGAGGCCCTGGGGTTCGCGCTCTCGGACGAGGAGAAGACCCGGTCCCACGTGGAGGTCAGCGGCCGGCGCGGGCTCGGTGTGAAGGCCGACGACCTGGTCGATCGGCTGGAGAACCGGGCCCACGAGGAAGTGGTCAAGCGCCACCCGGAGGCGGGCGAGGAGGTCACCCGGCCCATCGCGCGGGACATCGCGGCCGGCGCCCTGCGGTACTTCATGGCGCGCTTCACCCGGAACTCCCTCCTGGTCTTCGACCTGGACGACGCCCTCAACTTCGACGGCGAGACGGGCCCCTACCTTCAGTACTCGGCGGTGCGGGCCGCCAACATCCAGCGGAAGTATGCCGAGGCCTACGGGGAAACCGCGGAGGCCGCACTGGAGCGGCTGCGGGTGATGGGTGGCGGGCTGGCCGCCGGGATGCCCGACGACGTGTGGGACCTCTTCAGCTGCCTGCTGAAGATGCGGGACGCGGTCAGGGCCGCCCTGAACGGCCAGGAGATCGCCACCTTCGCCCGGTACCTCTACACCCTGAGCCAGAAATTCTCCTTCTTCTACAACCGGCGCCGCATCATCGGAGAGACCGACGAACCGCTCCGTCTCTCCCTCCTGGCCCTGGTGAGCCAGTACCTGGTCACCATGCGACAGGGGCTCGACCTGCTGGGGATCCGCGTCCCCGATCGCATGTGA
- a CDS encoding sugar transferase has product MLDKKERQRHIFLLFCDLVAILAALPMAHAFRRDLTDLRVFFADRSLPVIGAVESYLWFYSVSAAIFLLFHVYHARQRTPYRFRYLPGHLLVLLAECLTLGLAIGFVSFLFKLDLSRSVTFLFLVTLFLLCALHRLCYVAWVKSRKGIRSEYRRVLVAGNSPKVFEMGRKIASHKDQGYYLVGYVTDCAPTPGMPCHGPVLGSLKEAEAVLGNHVVDEVMFVSSTNGDLKLFEGIALLCEELGIITRLSLHFFPHAISRTSLDFVENQPFLSFSPVPEHALSLVFKRFLDVVGALAGILLSLPFLLTVPLLIRLTSRGPAVYRQVRCGLYGRKFTLYKFRSMVHGAEDILWEIRHLNEMNGPVFKMRGDPRITALGRFLRKTSIDELPQFFNVLKGDMSLVGPRAPLPEEVREYTRWQRRRLSVKPGLTCLWQVSGRNEVDFDEWMKLDLKYIDSWSLWLDFKILLRTIPTVLFCRGAR; this is encoded by the coding sequence ATGCTGGACAAGAAAGAACGACAGCGGCACATCTTCCTCCTCTTCTGCGACCTGGTCGCCATCCTGGCGGCACTGCCGATGGCCCACGCCTTCCGCCGGGACCTGACGGACCTGCGGGTCTTTTTCGCGGACCGTTCTCTGCCGGTCATCGGGGCCGTGGAATCCTACCTGTGGTTCTACTCGGTGAGCGCCGCCATCTTCCTGCTTTTCCACGTGTATCACGCGCGGCAGCGCACCCCGTACCGGTTCCGCTATCTCCCCGGCCACCTCCTGGTGCTCCTGGCGGAGTGCCTGACCCTCGGTCTCGCCATCGGCTTCGTTTCCTTCCTCTTCAAGCTGGACCTCAGTCGTTCCGTGACCTTCCTTTTCCTCGTCACCCTCTTTCTCCTCTGCGCGCTGCACCGGCTCTGCTACGTGGCCTGGGTCAAGTCCCGGAAAGGGATCCGCAGCGAGTACCGGCGCGTGCTGGTGGCCGGAAACTCCCCCAAGGTCTTCGAGATGGGGCGGAAGATCGCCTCCCACAAGGACCAGGGATACTACCTGGTGGGCTACGTCACCGACTGCGCCCCGACCCCGGGCATGCCGTGCCACGGACCCGTCCTGGGCTCGCTGAAGGAAGCCGAGGCGGTGCTCGGCAACCACGTGGTGGACGAGGTCATGTTCGTCAGCTCCACCAACGGGGACCTGAAGCTGTTCGAGGGGATCGCCCTCCTCTGCGAGGAACTGGGGATCATCACCCGGCTCTCCCTCCACTTCTTCCCGCACGCCATCTCGCGAACCAGCCTCGACTTCGTGGAGAACCAGCCCTTCCTGTCCTTCTCCCCCGTGCCCGAGCACGCCCTGTCCCTCGTCTTCAAACGCTTCCTGGACGTGGTGGGCGCCCTGGCCGGGATCCTCCTCTCCCTGCCCTTCCTGCTGACGGTCCCGCTCCTGATCCGGCTCACCTCCCGCGGGCCGGCCGTCTACCGGCAGGTGCGCTGCGGCCTCTACGGGCGAAAATTCACCCTGTACAAGTTCCGCTCCATGGTGCACGGGGCGGAAGACATCCTCTGGGAGATCCGGCACCTCAACGAGATGAACGGCCCCGTCTTCAAGATGCGCGGCGACCCCCGCATCACCGCCCTGGGGCGCTTCCTTCGGAAGACCAGCATCGACGAGCTTCCCCAGTTCTTCAACGTGCTCAAGGGCGACATGAGCCTCGTGGGCCCCCGGGCGCCCCTCCCCGAGGAAGTCCGCGAGTACACCCGGTGGCAGCGGCGCCGGCTCTCCGTCAAACCGGGGCTGACGTGCCTGTGGCAGGTCTCCGGGCGCAACGAGGTCGACTTCGACGAGTGGATGAAACTCGACCTGAAGTACATCGACTCGTGGAGCCTCTGGCTGGACTTCAAGATCCTCCTCCGCACCATCCCCACCGTCCTCTTCTGCCGGGGGGCGAGGTGA
- a CDS encoding TSUP family transporter, with translation MMAWLQGSLLFLAGTGAGFVDSIAGGGGLITVPVLLGVGLPPADALGTNKFQSSFGSGSAVWHFHRAGIFSVRRCALGVFMTAVGAAGGAWAVQHLPPDLLRRAIPFLLMAVAAYILCAPRLGELERRPHLVPALFFTVFGLTLGFYDGFFGPGTGSFWVMALMLLAGRAMTVATAETKLMNFTSNIVSLAVFIAGGHVQWVYGLVMGVGEVIGARLGSGLVLRRGSRVVRPTLVLISLAVTAKLLLDR, from the coding sequence ATGATGGCGTGGCTGCAGGGTTCCCTGCTCTTCCTGGCCGGCACGGGGGCTGGTTTCGTGGACTCCATCGCCGGCGGCGGCGGGCTCATCACGGTCCCCGTGCTCCTGGGGGTCGGGCTCCCCCCCGCCGACGCCCTGGGGACCAACAAGTTCCAGTCCAGCTTCGGCTCCGGCAGCGCCGTCTGGCACTTTCACCGGGCGGGCATCTTCAGCGTCCGCCGGTGCGCGCTCGGGGTGTTCATGACGGCGGTGGGCGCCGCGGGGGGGGCCTGGGCCGTCCAGCACCTCCCGCCCGACCTCCTGCGCCGGGCCATCCCCTTCCTCCTGATGGCGGTGGCCGCCTACATCCTGTGTGCTCCCCGACTCGGCGAGCTGGAACGCCGCCCGCACCTGGTCCCGGCCCTCTTCTTCACCGTTTTTGGCCTCACGCTGGGCTTCTACGACGGTTTCTTCGGGCCCGGGACCGGCTCCTTCTGGGTCATGGCCCTCATGCTCCTGGCCGGGCGGGCCATGACGGTCGCCACCGCCGAGACGAAGCTGATGAACTTCACCAGCAACATCGTGTCGCTGGCGGTCTTCATCGCCGGTGGCCACGTTCAGTGGGTCTACGGCCTGGTCATGGGGGTGGGTGAGGTCATCGGCGCCCGCCTGGGGTCGGGGTTGGTGCTCCGGCGGGGCAGCCGGGTGGTCCGCCCGACCCTCGTGCTGATCTCCCTGGCCGTCACGGCGAAACTGCTCCTGGACCGCTGA